A stretch of the Glycine soja cultivar W05 chromosome 13, ASM419377v2, whole genome shotgun sequence genome encodes the following:
- the LOC114380913 gene encoding uncharacterized protein LOC114380913 isoform X5, whose product MAQNASFQQQKFIIPNKYGYKLVGILHESGTKEIVLLCHGGRASKENFIMTNLAAALENAGISSFRFDFTGNGESEGSFEIGGFWREADDIHAVAQHFQEANRTVIAIVGHSKGANAALLYASKYHDIKTIVNLSGCHDLKVGLENRFGKDFLERLRKEGFIEFKAESVHGSADIQIPVVAAHELAKILPNHKLHIIEGADHVYTDHQAELASVVLNFIKETLKLDKLNASP is encoded by the exons ATGGCACAAAACGCAT CATTTCAGCAGCAGAAATTCATAATACCTAACAAGTATGGCTATAAATTAGTGGGGATATTACATGAATCTGGAACCAAAGAGATTGTTCTCCTATGCCATGGGGGTCGAGCTTCCAAG GAAAACTTTATCATGACCAATCTTGCTGCTGCTCTAGAGAATGCAGGAATCAGTTCTTTCCGCTTTGACTTCACTGGAAATGG GGAAAGTGAAGGTTCATTTGAAATTGGTGGCTTCTGGAGGGAAGCTGATGATATACATGCTGTAGCTCAACACTTTCAAGAAGCAAACCGCACAGTTATTGCAATTGTTGGGCACAGTAAAG GAGCTAATGCAGCACTTCTTTATGCTTCAAAATATCATGATATTAAAACCATTGTCAACCTATCTGGCTGCCATGATTTGAAGGTGGGTCTTGAAAATCGCTTTGGAAAAGATTTTCTGGAAAGACTCAGGAAGGAAGGTTTTATTGAGTTTAAGGCAGAGTCAG TTCATGGTAGTGCAGACATCCAAATCCCGGTTGTAGCTGCGCATGAGTTAGCCAAGATCCTACCTAATCACAAGTTGCACATCATAGAGGGAGCTGATCATGTATATACTGATCATCAAGCTGAGTTAGCGTcagttgtgctgaattttataaAGGAAACATTGAAACTGGACAAGCTTAATGCTA GTCCTTGA
- the LOC114380913 gene encoding uncharacterized protein LOC114380913 isoform X6 has product MAQNASFQQQKFIIPNKYGYKLVGILHESGTKEIVLLCHGGRASKENFIMTNLAAALENAGISSFRFDFTGNGESEGSFEIGGFWREADDIHAVAQHFQEANRTVIAIVGHSKGINYRVTEESLTDRLNIIMLEECLHIDKKCRYDRFFTVHGSADIQIPVVAAHELAKILPNHKLHIIEGADHVYTDHQAELASVVLNFIKETLKLDKLNASP; this is encoded by the exons ATGGCACAAAACGCAT CATTTCAGCAGCAGAAATTCATAATACCTAACAAGTATGGCTATAAATTAGTGGGGATATTACATGAATCTGGAACCAAAGAGATTGTTCTCCTATGCCATGGGGGTCGAGCTTCCAAG GAAAACTTTATCATGACCAATCTTGCTGCTGCTCTAGAGAATGCAGGAATCAGTTCTTTCCGCTTTGACTTCACTGGAAATGG GGAAAGTGAAGGTTCATTTGAAATTGGTGGCTTCTGGAGGGAAGCTGATGATATACATGCTGTAGCTCAACACTTTCAAGAAGCAAACCGCACAGTTATTGCAATTGTTGGGCACAGTAAAG GTATTAATTATCGTGTAACTGAGGAAAGTTTGACGGATCGGTTAAACATAATTATGCTTGAAGAATGCCTGCATATTGACAAAAAATGCAG ATATGACAGGTTCTTTACAGTTCATGGTAGTGCAGACATCCAAATCCCGGTTGTAGCTGCGCATGAGTTAGCCAAGATCCTACCTAATCACAAGTTGCACATCATAGAGGGAGCTGATCATGTATATACTGATCATCAAGCTGAGTTAGCGTcagttgtgctgaattttataaAGGAAACATTGAAACTGGACAAGCTTAATGCTA GTCCTTGA
- the LOC114380913 gene encoding uncharacterized protein LOC114380913 isoform X3: MAQNASFQQQKFIIPNKYGYKLVGILHESGTKEIVLLCHGGRASKENFIMTNLAAALENAGISSFRFDFTGNGESEGSFEIGGFWREADDIHAVAQHFQEANRTVIAIVGHSKGANAALLYASKYHDIKTIVNLSGCHDLKVGLENRFGKDFLERLRKEGFIEFKAESGINYRVTEESLTDRLNIIMLEECLHIDKKCRFFTVHGSADIQIPVVAAHELAKILPNHKLHIIEGADHVYTDHQAELASVVLNFIKETLKLDKLNASP, from the exons ATGGCACAAAACGCAT CATTTCAGCAGCAGAAATTCATAATACCTAACAAGTATGGCTATAAATTAGTGGGGATATTACATGAATCTGGAACCAAAGAGATTGTTCTCCTATGCCATGGGGGTCGAGCTTCCAAG GAAAACTTTATCATGACCAATCTTGCTGCTGCTCTAGAGAATGCAGGAATCAGTTCTTTCCGCTTTGACTTCACTGGAAATGG GGAAAGTGAAGGTTCATTTGAAATTGGTGGCTTCTGGAGGGAAGCTGATGATATACATGCTGTAGCTCAACACTTTCAAGAAGCAAACCGCACAGTTATTGCAATTGTTGGGCACAGTAAAG GAGCTAATGCAGCACTTCTTTATGCTTCAAAATATCATGATATTAAAACCATTGTCAACCTATCTGGCTGCCATGATTTGAAGGTGGGTCTTGAAAATCGCTTTGGAAAAGATTTTCTGGAAAGACTCAGGAAGGAAGGTTTTATTGAGTTTAAGGCAGAGTCAG GTATTAATTATCGTGTAACTGAGGAAAGTTTGACGGATCGGTTAAACATAATTATGCTTGAAGAATGCCTGCATATTGACAAAAAATGCAG GTTCTTTACAGTTCATGGTAGTGCAGACATCCAAATCCCGGTTGTAGCTGCGCATGAGTTAGCCAAGATCCTACCTAATCACAAGTTGCACATCATAGAGGGAGCTGATCATGTATATACTGATCATCAAGCTGAGTTAGCGTcagttgtgctgaattttataaAGGAAACATTGAAACTGGACAAGCTTAATGCTA GTCCTTGA
- the LOC114380913 gene encoding uncharacterized protein LOC114380913 isoform X1, which produces MAQNASFQQQKFIIPNKYGYKLVGILHESGTKEIVLLCHGGRASKENFIMTNLAAALENAGISSFRFDFTGNGESEGSFEIGGFWREADDIHAVAQHFQEANRTVIAIVGHSKGANAALLYASKYHDIKTIVNLSGCHDLKVGLENRFGKDFLERLRKEGFIEFKAESGINYRVTEESLTDRLNIIMLEECLHIDKKCRYDRFFTVHGSADIQIPVVAAHELAKILPNHKLHIIEGADHVYTDHQAELASVVLNFIKETLKLDKLNASP; this is translated from the exons ATGGCACAAAACGCAT CATTTCAGCAGCAGAAATTCATAATACCTAACAAGTATGGCTATAAATTAGTGGGGATATTACATGAATCTGGAACCAAAGAGATTGTTCTCCTATGCCATGGGGGTCGAGCTTCCAAG GAAAACTTTATCATGACCAATCTTGCTGCTGCTCTAGAGAATGCAGGAATCAGTTCTTTCCGCTTTGACTTCACTGGAAATGG GGAAAGTGAAGGTTCATTTGAAATTGGTGGCTTCTGGAGGGAAGCTGATGATATACATGCTGTAGCTCAACACTTTCAAGAAGCAAACCGCACAGTTATTGCAATTGTTGGGCACAGTAAAG GAGCTAATGCAGCACTTCTTTATGCTTCAAAATATCATGATATTAAAACCATTGTCAACCTATCTGGCTGCCATGATTTGAAGGTGGGTCTTGAAAATCGCTTTGGAAAAGATTTTCTGGAAAGACTCAGGAAGGAAGGTTTTATTGAGTTTAAGGCAGAGTCAG GTATTAATTATCGTGTAACTGAGGAAAGTTTGACGGATCGGTTAAACATAATTATGCTTGAAGAATGCCTGCATATTGACAAAAAATGCAG ATATGACAGGTTCTTTACAGTTCATGGTAGTGCAGACATCCAAATCCCGGTTGTAGCTGCGCATGAGTTAGCCAAGATCCTACCTAATCACAAGTTGCACATCATAGAGGGAGCTGATCATGTATATACTGATCATCAAGCTGAGTTAGCGTcagttgtgctgaattttataaAGGAAACATTGAAACTGGACAAGCTTAATGCTA GTCCTTGA
- the LOC114380913 gene encoding uncharacterized protein LOC114380913 isoform X2 — protein sequence MAQNASFQQQKFIIPNKYGYKLVGILHESGTKEIVLLCHGGRASKENFIMTNLAAALENAGISSFRFDFTGNGESEGSFEIGGFWREADDIHAVAQHFQEANRTVIAIVGHSKGANAALLYASKYHDIKTIVNLSGCHDLKVGLENRFGKDFLERLRKEGFIEFKAESGINYRVTEESLTDRLNIIMLEECLHIDKKCRYDRFFTVHGSADIQIPVVAAHELAKILPNHKLHIIEGADHVYTDHQAELASVVLNFIKETLKLDKLNAS from the exons ATGGCACAAAACGCAT CATTTCAGCAGCAGAAATTCATAATACCTAACAAGTATGGCTATAAATTAGTGGGGATATTACATGAATCTGGAACCAAAGAGATTGTTCTCCTATGCCATGGGGGTCGAGCTTCCAAG GAAAACTTTATCATGACCAATCTTGCTGCTGCTCTAGAGAATGCAGGAATCAGTTCTTTCCGCTTTGACTTCACTGGAAATGG GGAAAGTGAAGGTTCATTTGAAATTGGTGGCTTCTGGAGGGAAGCTGATGATATACATGCTGTAGCTCAACACTTTCAAGAAGCAAACCGCACAGTTATTGCAATTGTTGGGCACAGTAAAG GAGCTAATGCAGCACTTCTTTATGCTTCAAAATATCATGATATTAAAACCATTGTCAACCTATCTGGCTGCCATGATTTGAAGGTGGGTCTTGAAAATCGCTTTGGAAAAGATTTTCTGGAAAGACTCAGGAAGGAAGGTTTTATTGAGTTTAAGGCAGAGTCAG GTATTAATTATCGTGTAACTGAGGAAAGTTTGACGGATCGGTTAAACATAATTATGCTTGAAGAATGCCTGCATATTGACAAAAAATGCAG ATATGACAGGTTCTTTACAGTTCATGGTAGTGCAGACATCCAAATCCCGGTTGTAGCTGCGCATGAGTTAGCCAAGATCCTACCTAATCACAAGTTGCACATCATAGAGGGAGCTGATCATGTATATACTGATCATCAAGCTGAGTTAGCGTcagttgtgctgaattttataaAGGAAACATTGAAACTGGACAAGCTTAATGCTAGTTAG
- the LOC114380913 gene encoding uncharacterized protein LOC114380913 isoform X4, translating into MAQNASFQQQKFIIPNKYGYKLVGILHESGTKEIVLLCHGGRASKENFIMTNLAAALENAGISSFRFDFTGNGESEGSFEIGGFWREADDIHAVAQHFQEANRTVIAIVGHSKGANAALLYASKYHDIKTIVNLSGCHDLKVGLENRFGKDFLERLRKEGFIEFKAESGINYRVTEESLTDRLNIIMLEECLHIDKKCRFFTVHGSADIQIPVVAAHELAKILPNHKLHIIEGADHVYTDHQAELASVVLNFIKETLKLDKLNAS; encoded by the exons ATGGCACAAAACGCAT CATTTCAGCAGCAGAAATTCATAATACCTAACAAGTATGGCTATAAATTAGTGGGGATATTACATGAATCTGGAACCAAAGAGATTGTTCTCCTATGCCATGGGGGTCGAGCTTCCAAG GAAAACTTTATCATGACCAATCTTGCTGCTGCTCTAGAGAATGCAGGAATCAGTTCTTTCCGCTTTGACTTCACTGGAAATGG GGAAAGTGAAGGTTCATTTGAAATTGGTGGCTTCTGGAGGGAAGCTGATGATATACATGCTGTAGCTCAACACTTTCAAGAAGCAAACCGCACAGTTATTGCAATTGTTGGGCACAGTAAAG GAGCTAATGCAGCACTTCTTTATGCTTCAAAATATCATGATATTAAAACCATTGTCAACCTATCTGGCTGCCATGATTTGAAGGTGGGTCTTGAAAATCGCTTTGGAAAAGATTTTCTGGAAAGACTCAGGAAGGAAGGTTTTATTGAGTTTAAGGCAGAGTCAG GTATTAATTATCGTGTAACTGAGGAAAGTTTGACGGATCGGTTAAACATAATTATGCTTGAAGAATGCCTGCATATTGACAAAAAATGCAG GTTCTTTACAGTTCATGGTAGTGCAGACATCCAAATCCCGGTTGTAGCTGCGCATGAGTTAGCCAAGATCCTACCTAATCACAAGTTGCACATCATAGAGGGAGCTGATCATGTATATACTGATCATCAAGCTGAGTTAGCGTcagttgtgctgaattttataaAGGAAACATTGAAACTGGACAAGCTTAATGCTAGTTAG
- the LOC114380913 gene encoding uncharacterized protein LOC114380913 isoform X7, which yields MAQNASFQQQKFIIPNKYGYKLVGILHESGTKEIVLLCHGGRASKENFIMTNLAAALENAGISSFRFDFTGNGESEGSFEIGGFWREADDIHAVAQHFQEANRTVIAIVGHSKGANAALLYASKYHDIKTIVNLSGCHDLKVGLENRFGKDFLERLRKEGFIEFKAESGINYRVTEESLTDRLNIIMLEECLHIDKKCSSW from the exons ATGGCACAAAACGCAT CATTTCAGCAGCAGAAATTCATAATACCTAACAAGTATGGCTATAAATTAGTGGGGATATTACATGAATCTGGAACCAAAGAGATTGTTCTCCTATGCCATGGGGGTCGAGCTTCCAAG GAAAACTTTATCATGACCAATCTTGCTGCTGCTCTAGAGAATGCAGGAATCAGTTCTTTCCGCTTTGACTTCACTGGAAATGG GGAAAGTGAAGGTTCATTTGAAATTGGTGGCTTCTGGAGGGAAGCTGATGATATACATGCTGTAGCTCAACACTTTCAAGAAGCAAACCGCACAGTTATTGCAATTGTTGGGCACAGTAAAG GAGCTAATGCAGCACTTCTTTATGCTTCAAAATATCATGATATTAAAACCATTGTCAACCTATCTGGCTGCCATGATTTGAAGGTGGGTCTTGAAAATCGCTTTGGAAAAGATTTTCTGGAAAGACTCAGGAAGGAAGGTTTTATTGAGTTTAAGGCAGAGTCAG GTATTAATTATCGTGTAACTGAGGAAAGTTTGACGGATCGGTTAAACATAATTATGCTTGAAGAATGCCTGCATATTGACAAAAAATGCAG TTCATGGTAG
- the LOC114380912 gene encoding uncharacterized protein LOC114380912 isoform X4 has product MAHTPAVEQHKVIIPNKHGEKLVGILHESGSREIVILCHGFRSSKESNSLVNLAAALENARMSSFRFDFAGNGESDGSFQYGYYWREAEDLRAVIQHFHESNRGVSAIVGHSKGGGVVLLYASKYHDIKTVVNLSGRYDLKVGIEERLGKDHIERIRKDGFIDVTRSGNFEYRVTLESLMDRLDTNMHEACLQIDKECRVLTVHGSLDKVVPTDDAYEFAKIIPNHKLHIIEGADHSFTNHQDELASVVVNFIKETLHQDRSTAN; this is encoded by the exons ATGGCACACACCCCAG CTGTTGAGCAACACAAAGTGATAATACCCAACAAGCACGGTGAAAAACTAGTGGGTATATTACATGAATCTGGAAGCAGGGAGATTGTAATCTTGTGCCACGGTTTTCGCTCCTCAAAA GAATCCAATTCCTTAGTGAATCTTGCTGCTGCTTTGGAAAATGCCAGAATGAGTTCTTTCCGCTTTGACTTTGCTGGAAATGG GGAAAGTGATGGCTCATTTCAGTATGGTTACTATTGGAGGGAGGCAGAAGATTTGCGTGCTGTAATTCAACATTTTCATGAATCAAACCGTGGAGTTAGTGCCATTGTCGGGCACAGTAAAG GAGGTGGCGTGGTGCTTCTTTATGCTTCTAAATATCATGACATTAAAACAGTTGTCAACCTATCTGGACGCTATGATCTGAAAGTAGGAATCGAAGAACGCCTTGGAAAAGATCATATTGAAAGAATTAGGAAGGATGGTTTCATAGATGTGACGAGGTCAG GAAATTTTGAGTACCGTGTGACTTTGGAAAGTTTGATGGATCGCTTAGATACAAATATGCATGAAGCTTGTCTTCAGATTGATAAAGAATGCAG GGTCCTAACAGTTCATGGTTCTTTGGACAAAGTTGTCCCCACTGATGATGCATATGAGTTCGCCAAGATTATACCAAATCACAAGTTACATATCATAGAAGGAGCTGATCATTCATTCACTAATCATCAAGATGAATTAGCCTCGGTTGTTGTGAACTTCATAAAGGAAACCTTGCACCAGGATAGGAGTACTGCTAACTAG
- the LOC114380912 gene encoding uncharacterized protein LOC114380912 isoform X1, with translation MDTLLQNASSLFFNSSLSTTPKISRYQVRFSIPPNHKPRTRRRAFTLNMAHTPVTLLAVEQHKVIIPNKHGEKLVGILHESGSREIVILCHGFRSSKESNSLVNLAAALENARMSSFRFDFAGNGESDGSFQYGYYWREAEDLRAVIQHFHESNRGVSAIVGHSKGGGVVLLYASKYHDIKTVVNLSGRYDLKVGIEERLGKDHIERIRKDGFIDVTRSGNFEYRVTLESLMDRLDTNMHEACLQIDKECRVLTVHGSLDKVVPTDDAYEFAKIIPNHKLHIIEGADHSFTNHQDELASVVVNFIKETLHQDRSTAN, from the exons ATGGACACCCTTTTGCAAAatgcttcttcacttttcttCAATTCATCACTTTCTACTACGCCTAAAATTTCCCGTTACCAGGTTCGCTTTTCCATCCCTCCCAATCACAAACCCAGAACCAGAAGAAGGGCCTTCACCTTGAACATGGCACACACCCCAG TTACCCTTTTAGCTGTTGAGCAACACAAAGTGATAATACCCAACAAGCACGGTGAAAAACTAGTGGGTATATTACATGAATCTGGAAGCAGGGAGATTGTAATCTTGTGCCACGGTTTTCGCTCCTCAAAA GAATCCAATTCCTTAGTGAATCTTGCTGCTGCTTTGGAAAATGCCAGAATGAGTTCTTTCCGCTTTGACTTTGCTGGAAATGG GGAAAGTGATGGCTCATTTCAGTATGGTTACTATTGGAGGGAGGCAGAAGATTTGCGTGCTGTAATTCAACATTTTCATGAATCAAACCGTGGAGTTAGTGCCATTGTCGGGCACAGTAAAG GAGGTGGCGTGGTGCTTCTTTATGCTTCTAAATATCATGACATTAAAACAGTTGTCAACCTATCTGGACGCTATGATCTGAAAGTAGGAATCGAAGAACGCCTTGGAAAAGATCATATTGAAAGAATTAGGAAGGATGGTTTCATAGATGTGACGAGGTCAG GAAATTTTGAGTACCGTGTGACTTTGGAAAGTTTGATGGATCGCTTAGATACAAATATGCATGAAGCTTGTCTTCAGATTGATAAAGAATGCAG GGTCCTAACAGTTCATGGTTCTTTGGACAAAGTTGTCCCCACTGATGATGCATATGAGTTCGCCAAGATTATACCAAATCACAAGTTACATATCATAGAAGGAGCTGATCATTCATTCACTAATCATCAAGATGAATTAGCCTCGGTTGTTGTGAACTTCATAAAGGAAACCTTGCACCAGGATAGGAGTACTGCTAACTAG
- the LOC114380912 gene encoding uncharacterized protein LOC114380912 isoform X2, with translation MDTLLQNASSLFFNSSLSTTPKISRYQVRFSIPPNHKPRTRRRAFTLNMAHTPAVEQHKVIIPNKHGEKLVGILHESGSREIVILCHGFRSSKESNSLVNLAAALENARMSSFRFDFAGNGESDGSFQYGYYWREAEDLRAVIQHFHESNRGVSAIVGHSKGGGVVLLYASKYHDIKTVVNLSGRYDLKVGIEERLGKDHIERIRKDGFIDVTRSGNFEYRVTLESLMDRLDTNMHEACLQIDKECRVLTVHGSLDKVVPTDDAYEFAKIIPNHKLHIIEGADHSFTNHQDELASVVVNFIKETLHQDRSTAN, from the exons ATGGACACCCTTTTGCAAAatgcttcttcacttttcttCAATTCATCACTTTCTACTACGCCTAAAATTTCCCGTTACCAGGTTCGCTTTTCCATCCCTCCCAATCACAAACCCAGAACCAGAAGAAGGGCCTTCACCTTGAACATGGCACACACCCCAG CTGTTGAGCAACACAAAGTGATAATACCCAACAAGCACGGTGAAAAACTAGTGGGTATATTACATGAATCTGGAAGCAGGGAGATTGTAATCTTGTGCCACGGTTTTCGCTCCTCAAAA GAATCCAATTCCTTAGTGAATCTTGCTGCTGCTTTGGAAAATGCCAGAATGAGTTCTTTCCGCTTTGACTTTGCTGGAAATGG GGAAAGTGATGGCTCATTTCAGTATGGTTACTATTGGAGGGAGGCAGAAGATTTGCGTGCTGTAATTCAACATTTTCATGAATCAAACCGTGGAGTTAGTGCCATTGTCGGGCACAGTAAAG GAGGTGGCGTGGTGCTTCTTTATGCTTCTAAATATCATGACATTAAAACAGTTGTCAACCTATCTGGACGCTATGATCTGAAAGTAGGAATCGAAGAACGCCTTGGAAAAGATCATATTGAAAGAATTAGGAAGGATGGTTTCATAGATGTGACGAGGTCAG GAAATTTTGAGTACCGTGTGACTTTGGAAAGTTTGATGGATCGCTTAGATACAAATATGCATGAAGCTTGTCTTCAGATTGATAAAGAATGCAG GGTCCTAACAGTTCATGGTTCTTTGGACAAAGTTGTCCCCACTGATGATGCATATGAGTTCGCCAAGATTATACCAAATCACAAGTTACATATCATAGAAGGAGCTGATCATTCATTCACTAATCATCAAGATGAATTAGCCTCGGTTGTTGTGAACTTCATAAAGGAAACCTTGCACCAGGATAGGAGTACTGCTAACTAG
- the LOC114380912 gene encoding uncharacterized protein LOC114380912 isoform X3 yields the protein MAHTPVTLLAVEQHKVIIPNKHGEKLVGILHESGSREIVILCHGFRSSKESNSLVNLAAALENARMSSFRFDFAGNGESDGSFQYGYYWREAEDLRAVIQHFHESNRGVSAIVGHSKGGGVVLLYASKYHDIKTVVNLSGRYDLKVGIEERLGKDHIERIRKDGFIDVTRSGNFEYRVTLESLMDRLDTNMHEACLQIDKECRVLTVHGSLDKVVPTDDAYEFAKIIPNHKLHIIEGADHSFTNHQDELASVVVNFIKETLHQDRSTAN from the exons ATGGCACACACCCCAG TTACCCTTTTAGCTGTTGAGCAACACAAAGTGATAATACCCAACAAGCACGGTGAAAAACTAGTGGGTATATTACATGAATCTGGAAGCAGGGAGATTGTAATCTTGTGCCACGGTTTTCGCTCCTCAAAA GAATCCAATTCCTTAGTGAATCTTGCTGCTGCTTTGGAAAATGCCAGAATGAGTTCTTTCCGCTTTGACTTTGCTGGAAATGG GGAAAGTGATGGCTCATTTCAGTATGGTTACTATTGGAGGGAGGCAGAAGATTTGCGTGCTGTAATTCAACATTTTCATGAATCAAACCGTGGAGTTAGTGCCATTGTCGGGCACAGTAAAG GAGGTGGCGTGGTGCTTCTTTATGCTTCTAAATATCATGACATTAAAACAGTTGTCAACCTATCTGGACGCTATGATCTGAAAGTAGGAATCGAAGAACGCCTTGGAAAAGATCATATTGAAAGAATTAGGAAGGATGGTTTCATAGATGTGACGAGGTCAG GAAATTTTGAGTACCGTGTGACTTTGGAAAGTTTGATGGATCGCTTAGATACAAATATGCATGAAGCTTGTCTTCAGATTGATAAAGAATGCAG GGTCCTAACAGTTCATGGTTCTTTGGACAAAGTTGTCCCCACTGATGATGCATATGAGTTCGCCAAGATTATACCAAATCACAAGTTACATATCATAGAAGGAGCTGATCATTCATTCACTAATCATCAAGATGAATTAGCCTCGGTTGTTGTGAACTTCATAAAGGAAACCTTGCACCAGGATAGGAGTACTGCTAACTAG